The Vreelandella piezotolerans genomic interval ACGACCAATAGCTTGAGAGGAAGCTCCGTTTCTGATTGTTGATCCCCGGTTGCCGGCACATACTTGATGTTGATGCGCTCTTTTGGCGCGACAGTTCCTTGTTTAGCCATGCGGATAAGCCCTAGAGAAAAGTGACCGAATGTAACCGCGAACGGTTCTCAATCAGGGAAAATTACCGAATTATTCTTCTCTATGCCAACCGCTCTGAATATCGATCCTGACAAACTAATCGCCAACTACTGTCTAGATAGCTACTGTTTCATTCATTTTTTTAGGAGTTAGCAGCTTTATAAAACAAAAATACTGACAAAGTATAATTTGTAAGATATTTCTTACAAAAACTATCGGCAATCTCTTAAGCGAATAGACAGAAATCACTTACAACAGCCATAAAAAACGACCGTTTGATCCGGCCATTTAGTCAACTATGATCCCTCATCATTCATGTCTTTGACTTCATTTAAAGCTACATTTATTAACATCTGCGTGCGATCTGCCACAAAGACTTAATACGCCCTGTATGTATTAGGCAACCTTTTGCCAATGGCAAGAGGTTGCTTAATGACAGGCAAAAAATTGCCTAATTAAAAATAAATAGCCTCGATATAAAAATTCAAGTGATTGTTTTTAAAGCGAACAGCCAGAATGGCATCTGTATTGCAATAACACTGCGTCCATCGGACAACGTTAACTCAATCCGTCAAGGAGCAGACTTATGCCAACTCCATGCTATATCAGTATCGAAGGCCAAACTCAGGGCAATATCACTGCTGGCGCATTTACCCCTGATTCAGTGGGTAACATCTACGTGGAGGGCCACGAAGATCAAATGCTGGTTCAGGAATTCAAACACGTCGTCACAGTTCCTACTGATCCGCAGTCTGGTCAACCGTCTGGCCAACGCGCCCACAAGCCATTTATCTTTACCGTTGCATTGAATAAAGCCGTACCGCTCATGTACAACGCGCTGGCATCCGGCGAGATGCTGCCGAACGTAGAGCTCAAGTGGTACCGCACGTCGGTAGAAGGCAAACAAGAGCACTTCTTCACCACGACCTTGACCGATGCCACGATCGTCGATATCAACCTGCGCATGCCGCACGCTCAGGATATGACGAAAGCCGAATTCACCCAGCTCATGGATGTTTCCCTCGCCTACCGCAAAATCGATTGGGAACACACCGTGGCCGGCACGTCGGGTTCCGACGACTGGCGCGCGCCTATCGAAAGCTAAGTCCCCTTTCGATACGCAAAAGGCCCTCCTTATGGAGGGCCTTTCTCGTTATTACCGCCAACTCATGCCTATCACACGAACCGGCCTAGACCGACCGCAGAACGTAACCGGTCCATCGTGACCGTCGCCTCTTCTCTGGCACGCTCGGCGCCTTTTTGAAGTACGGCTTCGATATGTCCGGGATCTTCCATCAGCGCATTATAGCGCTCCCTTGGCTCACTGAGATGCGCGTTGAGGTAATCGAACACTCGGTCTTTCGCCTCCCCCCAGCCAATGCCTTCAGCGTATTGCTCGCGCATATTCGCCGTCTCAGCATCGCTGGCGAAAGCAGCGTAAATCTGGAACAGCGTGCAGGTATCAGGATCTTTCGGCTCACCCGGCTCGAGCGAGTTGGTTTTGATTTTTCGCACCAGCTTTTGCAGCTTTTTCTCGCTAACGAACAGCGGGATCGTATTGTTGTAGCTCTTGGACATTTTGCGACCATCCAAGCCCTTCAATACTTCGCCCTTTTCGCTCACCACCGCTTCTGGCTGAGTGAAGTACTGACCTTTGAAAAGGTGATTGAAGCGACCCGCGATGTCTCTCGCCATTTCAATGTGCTGAATCTGATCGCGCCCTACCGGCACCTTGTTGGCGTTGAACATCAGTATGTCGGCGGCCATCAGCACCGGGTAGCCAAACAGCCCCATGGTGATACCTTTATCGGGGTCTTGGTCGCCCGCTTCTTCGTTCTCGGCCACGGCGGCCTTATACGCGTGAGCACGGTTCATCAACCCTTTCGCGCAGACGCAGGAGAGCATCCACATCAGCTCAGGGATCTCATGGATATCCGACTGACGGTAGAAAATGGCGTTGTCGGTATCCAGACCCAGCGCCAGCCACGTGGCCGCAATCTCTAAACGCGACGCTTGCACACGCTTGGGCTCTTGGCACTTGATCAGCGCGTGATAGTCAGCGAGAAAATAGAACGACTGCACGCTCGGGTCTTGGCTTGCTTCGATGGCAGGCTTGATAGCGCCCACGTAGTTACCAAGGTGCGGCGTTCCGGTCGTGGTAATCCCGGTCAGCACGCGGGTTTTGGCTGTCTGACTCATGATCTGAATCCAACTGAATGAAGGTCAAAAACGATACGCTATTGTACGCTTATTGCCAAACCACCGCTGCCTCTGCCCCTACTTCATGAGGGTTTTCGCGGCGAATGAGCAGCGGCGCACTTTGTGCGACCACCGTCCCGCTCCCTTCGAAGGTGGCCCCCATGGCCATGACCCATCGCTCGCTATGGTAAATGACCGGCATATAGAAACAGCTGTGCTGGGGACAGTGATGCGATGTCGATACTTTGGCGTGCGTGCCATACTCCTCAAAACGTGCCGTCTCGGGCGCATCTAGCAGTGGAGCGCCCTGCCAATCGAGTTCCTCCCAACGGGCCAAGGCTTCTGACGCCGCCGTTTCAGATCGCATTTGCGCTTGTATCGATGCACGAAAGTTACCTGCCAAGCGCTCGTCGATCAGTGCCGTTTGCATACTGACGAGCGCCATGACCAACGCGCTGGCCAGCAGTACCATGACGATGACCAAAGCCGCGCCCTGCTGTTGCTTCACTCCGCTCTTCTCCATGGTTATTCCCCTTGGGGTGCCAGTAGACTGGCACGGTGCGTTACATGAAAACGCAATTCGCTGCCGCCGGGGCCTAATGGCAATGACACGAGGCTATCGGCGCCGTCAGCCGTTTGGCTTCCCAACGGTACATCGCGTTCGCACGTACTCGTCGAGGGGGTGGCAAAATTGACCATGGGTTGAGCGCGCGACATGTCTTGCAACGTACAGCGGCACTCTTTGGCGACGCTCTGGCAACGTAAATGATAAAACGCCTGCCCCGACGCATCATAAGGCCCCTGCCGTCGCAGGGTTTGTGTCATCGTCGTCACTGCAAAAATCAGTGCTTCCTGCTGGCGACTCAGCATATCGACATGGCGATGGGTTTTCAGCGTGCCTAGAAATAGCTGCCCTGCCCCTAATACGATGACTAGCCCTATCGCCATCGCTACCATGACTTCCGTTAGGGTAAAACCGCGCTGCCTTTCCTTTAGCACAGAGACTCCTTGACCCTTACTTCAAAGCGGTAATAAGAACCGATACTCCATTCTGCCCCCGTTCTCATCCTGGGGCGTATCGAGTTGCACCGTGACATCGAACTGGCAGCCCGACCGGGCAATCCCACTTTGGCCCGGGTTCACGCTATGTCGTAGAGGGGCCCCCTTCGCCAGAAACCAGGCGTCACGCCACGCGTTTTCAATCGAGGCGACCGGTACGTCTTGGCACGCTTCTATATGAGAGATGGCGGCCCACACACGCTCTTGCGCGTCCAATGCAGCCACGGAGGCCAGCGACCGTTGATAACCGCTGTGAGCGCTTTGCATCGATTTCAGCTGCATTGCAGCCACACTGAGCACTCCCACTGACAAAATGACGAGCGCGACCAGCGCTTCCACCATAGAGAGTCCTCGCTGGCGCGTCTGCATTACCAACAGACTACCGGCGTGCGCTCGCCGCGCGCATTGAGTTGAATATCGCCATGACAGCCATCGGCCTGAGGGGTGGTCGCAGTGAGAAGAAAACCGCCGTCACTCTCTCCCCCTGCCGCGACAGAAAGGGTGTAGTTGCCATCAGGCGACGTCGTGGTGATGGCACAGCCGGTGTAGTTGTATTGACGAGAGTAGCAGCGCTCCATTTCAGAAGCGGCTTGCAGCAGCCCCGCATGCGCATCAGTGCGAAGCGAGCGTTCTACATAGCGTGTGTAACTGGGATAGGCGATACCTGCGACGATGCCAATGATGGCCACGGCAATCAGCATTTCGATGAGGGTAAAACCTTGCTGGTGAGTCTCCTGCTCGCCAGCAAGGGAAAATGAAGGGCTAGGCACCGAGTCAGCTCCTGTATCGGTTAAACCATACTTCGAGTATGTCGGAAACCGATACGCTTTGCATCACTCGCTGACGTCTATTCACTCACGCAAGTTCACCGATGAGCGCTTCAGCACACTCATCTTGTAAAGCGCGTTACTCGCTGACGATCACTCGTTCACGCAGCTCTCTTGGCATCGAGAACGTAATCGTCTCTTCACGCCCCTGCAGTTCGACAGGGGCTTCCGCGCCCAGTGTCTGCAACTTATCAATGACGCCTTTGACGAGCACTTCAGGGGCGCTCGCCCCGGCAGTGACGCCAATACGCTTGACGCCGTCGAGCCAAGTCGCATCAATTTGCTCAGCGTTATCGATCAAATAGGCAGGAGTGCCCATTCGCTCGGAAAGCTCACGCAGCCGGTTGGAATTCGAACTATTGGGGCTGCCGACCACCAAGACTAGGTCGCTATCCGCCGCCAAGTCACGCACCGCGTCCTGACGGTTTTGAGTGGCGTAGCAGATGTCGTCTTTACGCGGCCCCTGGATGTCGGGAAATTTGTCCCGTAGCGCGTCGATCACCTTGGCGGTGTCGTCCATGGAGAGTGTTGTTTGCGTCACGAACGCCAGTGCCGAGGGGTCGTTCACGACTAAGTTGGCCACATCCTGCTCGTCTTCGACCAAGTAAATCTTGCCGCCATGGGAGGTGTCGTAGCGCCCCATGGTGCCTTCGACTTCCGGGTGGCCTTCATGGCCAATCAAAATGCACTCCTGGCCGCGCTTGGCGTAGCGCAGCACTTCCATATGCACTTTGGTGACCAGCGGGCAGGTGGCATCGAACACCTTTAGGCCACGCTGCTCTGCGTCTTGCTGCACCGCGCGGGAAACGCCGTGGGCGGAGAAGATGACGATCACATCGTCGGGCACTTCGTGAAGCTCTTCCACGAAGACCGCGCCGCGTTCACGTAAGGTTTCCACCACGAAGCGGTTGTGCACCACCTCATGACGCACGTAAATCGGCGGACCGAAGACATCCAGCGCACGGTTGACGATATCGATCGCGCGGTCGACGCCCGCACAAAACCCGCGCGGGTTGGCTAGCTTGATCTGTACGGGCTGAGATGACTCTGATGACTGCATAAAAGCGCCTTGATGCAACCTGCATCGCTCAGGAAATTAGTGTTTGGTGATTGGCGTGACGTCGAGCACTTCGACATCGAATGTCAATGTACGCCCCGCCAGCGGATGGTTGAAGTCGACCTCGACGCGGTCACCATCAATGGCTTTGACCACGCCAGGCAATTCCGTTCCCGCTTTGTCGGCAAACGACATCACCATGCCGATCTCAGGCGATTCGTCACCAAAGTCTTCCCGCTTCAGCGTTTGAATGTTCTGCGGATTGTGTTGGCCAAACGCATGCTCTGGCGTGATATCGAACGAGCCGTTCTGGCCTGCGGCCATGCCTTTGATGGGATGCTCGAAGCCGGGCGGCAGATTGCCATCGCCAAATTGGAACGTCGCTGGCGCTTTCTCTTTGGTGGAATCGACGACCGTGCCATCTTCCAGCTTCAGGGTAAAATGCAGGGTGATTTCCATCCCATCGTCAATTAGGTAGTCCATGGTGCCTCACTCATTGATGTTAAGAAGAGGATGACTGCGCGGCTTTCTTACGCCGACGCTCACCCATGACCGACTCCCAAATCAAGCCCACGGCCCCTAGGGTAATGCCGATATCCGCCACGTTAAAGGCAGGGTAGTACCAGCCCGCCGCATGGAAGGAGAGAAAATCCACCACATAGCCGTGGATCAAGCGGTCGTACAAATTGCCCAACGCGCCTCCGATGATCAGCGGCAGCGCGATGGCTAACAGCGTCTCATCGGCGCGCACCCGAGATAGCCACACGGTGAGACCGATACTGGCACCGATGGCAATCGCCGCAAAGAACCAGCGCTGCCAGCCGGGATGCTCGGCTAAAAAGCTAAACGCCGCCCCCGTATTATGCAGCAGCGTGAGGTTGAAAAATGGCAGCACCTCGACCGGCTGAGCATAGTTCAGGAAATGGCTAGCGGCGTACTTGGTGGTCAAGTCCACTACGATGACCGCGACGGCAAGCCACAACCAGCGCAGCGGCCGCCGCATGGGCGGCCGCTGGGAGTGCAGATCGTTCGCTGAAGAGGCGTTAGGCATAATGACGAATCTCACCGCTACCGTCGGGTAAATTACTCACGCAGCGGCCGCACAGGTCAGGATGCTCGGCAATGCTGCCTACGTCCGCCCGATGATGCCAGCAGCGCTCACACTTGGCGTGCTCACTGGCACTCACCGCGACCTTCAGACCAGCAAGCTCGGTGCTTTCGGCATGGGCAGCCTTTGCGAGCGGCGCTAAATGCACTTCACTAGTGAGCATCACGAAGCGCAACTCGTCGCCAAGCTTGGTTAACGTTGCGTGCAGCTCCTCATTGACGAACAGCGTCACTTCTGCCGCGAGGCTACCCTTGATCACTTTGGCGTTACGGGCGTCTTCCAGACATTTGTTCACCGAATGCTTCACTTCCAGCACCTGTTCCCAGAACGCGCGGCCCATATCAGCGCCCTCGTCCAGCGTGGAGAGGCCAGTGTAGTAGGTCTCCAGCAGTACGCTATCGCCACGCTCGCCGGGGATATGCTCGAAAATCTCTTCGGCGGTAAAGGACAGAATCGGCGCCACCCAGCGACTCAGCGCTTCCACCACGTGATAGAGCGCGGTTTGCGCGCTGCGGCGGGCCAGCGAGTCGGTTTGGGTGGTGTACTGGCGGTCCTTGATCACGTCCAGGTAGAAGCCGCCTAGCTCCCGGGCGCAAAAGCCGTGCACCTGCTGATACACATCCAGGAAGCGGTACTCCTCATAGGCGGTTTCGATGCGGCCTTGAAGCTGTGCGGCACGGTCCACCACCCACTGGTCCAGCGCCAGCATATCGCCAAACGCGACTTGATCCCGCGCGGGATCGAACCCGTTCAAGTTGGACAGCAGGAAGCGGGCAGTGTTACGGATACGGCGATAGACATCGGCGGTGCGCTTGAGGATTTCATCCGAGACGGCCATTTCACCGGAGTAGTCGGTCGACGCCACCCAAAGGCGCAAAATATCGGCCCCCAGCTTATCCATCACGCTTTGCGGCGCGACCACGTTACCAATGGATTTGGACATCTTGCGGCCCTGGGCATCCACCGTGAAGCCGTGGGTCAGCAGCTGGCGATACGGGGCATGACCATCGATCGCTGCACCGGTGAGCAGCGACGAGTGGAACCAACCGCGGTGCTGGTCGCTACCTTCCAGGTATAAATCTGCCCGCGGGCCGCTTTCATGACCGTGGGGGTGCGAGCCGCGCAGCACATGACGGTGGGTAGTGCCCGAGTCGAACCATACGTCCAGCGTGTCGGTGACTTTCTCGTAATCCGACGCCTCTGCGCCGAGCAGCTCGGCGGGGTCGAGCTTGAACCATGCCTCGATGCCCTGCTGTTCCACGCGTTTGGCGGCTTCTTCCATCAGCGACACAGTGTTCGGGTGTAGCTCACCGGTTTGCTTATGCAGGAAGAACGGAATCGGCACACCCCAGTTACGCTGGCGAGAGATACACCAATCTGGGCGGTTGGCGATCATGCTGTGCAGGCGCGCCTGACCCCAGGCCGGGGTAAACTCGGTGGCCTCGATACCGGCCAGCGCGCGCTCGCGCAGAGTCTTGCCATCTTTGCCTTTGATATCCATGCCAACGAACCACTGGGCCGTGGCGCGGTAGATCACCGGCGTTTTGTGGCGCCAGCAATGCATGTAGCTGTGGGTGATCGGCGTATGGGCCATCAGCGCGTTCACGTCACGCAGCTTCTCGATGATGTTCGGGTTGGCTTTCCAGATCATCTGGCCGCCGAAGAACGGGAGGTCATCGGCGTAAACGCCGTTGCCCTGTACCGGATTCAGCATGTCATCAAAGCTCATGCCATGCTCACGGCAGGTGACGAAGTCATCCATACCGTAAGAAGGGGCAGAGTGAACGATACCGGTACTGCCGGCTTCAGACTCGACGTAATCCGCCAGATAGACCGGCGAGAGACGGTCGTAGAACGGGTGGCGGAAGTTGATCAGGTCCAAGTGTTTGCCCTGAGTCGTCGCGACCACCTCACCTTGTAAACCAAAGCGCTCCAAGCAGCTCTCGACCAGCTCTTCGGCCAGCAGCAGCAGGCGCTCACCGGTGTCGACCAGCGCGTAGGTGAAGTCGGGGTGAACGTTCAGCGCCTGGTTGGCGGGAATGGTCCAGGGCGTAGTGGTCCAGATGACCACTGCCGCAGGCTTGGCCAGCTCGCTCAGACCGAACGCCGCTGCCAGCTTGTCGGCGTCTTCCACGGGGAAGGCCACGTCGATGGCATCGGACTTCTTGTCAGCGTACTCGACCTCCGCCTCGGCCAGCGCCGAGCCGCAGTCGAAACACCAGTTCACCGGTTTCAAACCTTTGAAAACGTAGCCCGCGTCGACCATGTCGGCCAGCGCTCGGATTTCACCCGCTTCATTGGCGTAATCCATGGAGCGATAAGGGTGGTTCCAGTCGCCAATGATGCCCAGGCGCACGAAATCCACCAGCTGGGTTTCGATCTGGGCACCGGCGTACTCCCGGCAAAGCTCGCGGGCTTTATCGGCAGCCAGGTGCTTGCCATGGGTGGTTTCCACCTTGTGCTCGATGGGCAGGCCGTGGCAGTCCCAGCCGGGCACGTAGGGCGCATCGTAGCCCGCCAGGTTTTTGGACTTGACGATGATGTCCTTGAGAATCTTATTAACGGCGTGACCGATATGGATACTGCCATTGGCGTAGGGAGGGCCATCGTGCAGTACGAACAGCGGCGCACCCGCACGGGCGTCGCGCAGGCGCTGGTACAGGTTCATGTCCTGCCACTGGGAAACGCGCCCTGGCTCCTGCTTCGGCAGCATGCCGCGCATGGGAAAGTCGGTTTCTGGCAAGTTTAGCGTATGCTTATAATCCATAGTCCGGTCAGCCGTCGTTTGTATCGGCGGCGTCATCCGCCGAAGTGAAATCAGAAGAAGCGGTCTCACGCCCAAGCGGGGCCGAGGCCAGCGGAAGAGAGAGTGCAATGCCAGTCTCCACGGCCGCAAAGTAACGGCGCGCCCTGGCTTGGTCATGGTGAATCTGTGTTTTCAGTGCCTCGAAATCGTCAAACTTCACTTCCCCCCGTAGCCGTGCGCAGGGGTAAACCGTCAGCCGCTGGCCGTACAAATCGCCCGTAAACGCCAACAGGTGCACTTCCAGCGTGGGGCGTTTGGCTCCCACCGTGGGCCGAAAGCCGACGTTCGCCACGGCGGGATAGCGCTCACCGCTGGCAAGCTCGGCCACGACCGCAAACACGCCACGCAGCGTCAGCGGCTGGGGCAGCAGCGGTAGGTTCGCGGTTGGCACGCCAATGGTGCGCCCCAGTTGCTGGTCGCGCACCACGCGGCCATGCAGCGAGTAGGGCCGGCCCAACAAACGGGCAGCTACGTCGAAGTTGCCGCTGGCCAGCAGGGTGCGCACACGGGTGCTCGACACGCGCTCGTCATCGACTTTAAAGGTGCGGGTGTGCTCGACGCCAAAACCGTGGGTACGCCCGACCGCTTCCAACAGGCTGAAGTCCCCCTTTCGG includes:
- the ileS gene encoding isoleucine--tRNA ligase; the protein is MDYKHTLNLPETDFPMRGMLPKQEPGRVSQWQDMNLYQRLRDARAGAPLFVLHDGPPYANGSIHIGHAVNKILKDIIVKSKNLAGYDAPYVPGWDCHGLPIEHKVETTHGKHLAADKARELCREYAGAQIETQLVDFVRLGIIGDWNHPYRSMDYANEAGEIRALADMVDAGYVFKGLKPVNWCFDCGSALAEAEVEYADKKSDAIDVAFPVEDADKLAAAFGLSELAKPAAVVIWTTTPWTIPANQALNVHPDFTYALVDTGERLLLLAEELVESCLERFGLQGEVVATTQGKHLDLINFRHPFYDRLSPVYLADYVESEAGSTGIVHSAPSYGMDDFVTCREHGMSFDDMLNPVQGNGVYADDLPFFGGQMIWKANPNIIEKLRDVNALMAHTPITHSYMHCWRHKTPVIYRATAQWFVGMDIKGKDGKTLRERALAGIEATEFTPAWGQARLHSMIANRPDWCISRQRNWGVPIPFFLHKQTGELHPNTVSLMEEAAKRVEQQGIEAWFKLDPAELLGAEASDYEKVTDTLDVWFDSGTTHRHVLRGSHPHGHESGPRADLYLEGSDQHRGWFHSSLLTGAAIDGHAPYRQLLTHGFTVDAQGRKMSKSIGNVVAPQSVMDKLGADILRLWVASTDYSGEMAVSDEILKRTADVYRRIRNTARFLLSNLNGFDPARDQVAFGDMLALDQWVVDRAAQLQGRIETAYEEYRFLDVYQQVHGFCARELGGFYLDVIKDRQYTTQTDSLARRSAQTALYHVVEALSRWVAPILSFTAEEIFEHIPGERGDSVLLETYYTGLSTLDEGADMGRAFWEQVLEVKHSVNKCLEDARNAKVIKGSLAAEVTLFVNEELHATLTKLGDELRFVMLTSEVHLAPLAKAAHAESTELAGLKVAVSASEHAKCERCWHHRADVGSIAEHPDLCGRCVSNLPDGSGEIRHYA
- a CDS encoding Hcp family type VI secretion system effector, yielding MPTPCYISIEGQTQGNITAGAFTPDSVGNIYVEGHEDQMLVQEFKHVVTVPTDPQSGQPSGQRAHKPFIFTVALNKAVPLMYNALASGEMLPNVELKWYRTSVEGKQEHFFTTTLTDATIVDINLRMPHAQDMTKAEFTQLMDVSLAYRKIDWEHTVAGTSGSDDWRAPIES
- a CDS encoding tryptophan--tRNA ligase, with the protein product MSQTAKTRVLTGITTTGTPHLGNYVGAIKPAIEASQDPSVQSFYFLADYHALIKCQEPKRVQASRLEIAATWLALGLDTDNAIFYRQSDIHEIPELMWMLSCVCAKGLMNRAHAYKAAVAENEEAGDQDPDKGITMGLFGYPVLMAADILMFNANKVPVGRDQIQHIEMARDIAGRFNHLFKGQYFTQPEAVVSEKGEVLKGLDGRKMSKSYNNTIPLFVSEKKLQKLVRKIKTNSLEPGEPKDPDTCTLFQIYAAFASDAETANMREQYAEGIGWGEAKDRVFDYLNAHLSEPRERYNALMEDPGHIEAVLQKGAERAREEATVTMDRLRSAVGLGRFV
- a CDS encoding type IV pilin protein; the protein is MPSPSFSLAGEQETHQQGFTLIEMLIAVAIIGIVAGIAYPSYTRYVERSLRTDAHAGLLQAASEMERCYSRQYNYTGCAITTTSPDGNYTLSVAAGGESDGGFLLTATTPQADGCHGDIQLNARGERTPVVCW
- a CDS encoding pilus assembly PilX family protein, whose protein sequence is MEKSGVKQQQGAALVIVMVLLASALVMALVSMQTALIDERLAGNFRASIQAQMRSETAASEALARWEELDWQGAPLLDAPETARFEEYGTHAKVSTSHHCPQHSCFYMPVIYHSERWVMAMGATFEGSGTVVAQSAPLLIRRENPHEVGAEAAVVWQ
- a CDS encoding PilW family protein → MLKERQRGFTLTEVMVAMAIGLVIVLGAGQLFLGTLKTHRHVDMLSRQQEALIFAVTTMTQTLRRQGPYDASGQAFYHLRCQSVAKECRCTLQDMSRAQPMVNFATPSTSTCERDVPLGSQTADGADSLVSLPLGPGGSELRFHVTHRASLLAPQGE
- the ribF gene encoding bifunctional riboflavin kinase/FAD synthetase: MHVIRGLHNLTASHRGCVATIGNFDGVHRGHQAILQQCREHAARLGVPLTVVVFEPQPREFFAGDQAPPRLTRLREKMRLLRDHGAEQVLCLPFNDALRSLTGREFIDQVLIEGLGVKHLVVGDDFRFGCDRKGDFSLLEAVGRTHGFGVEHTRTFKVDDERVSSTRVRTLLASGNFDVAARLLGRPYSLHGRVVRDQQLGRTIGVPTANLPLLPQPLTLRGVFAVVAELASGERYPAVANVGFRPTVGAKRPTLEVHLLAFTGDLYGQRLTVYPCARLRGEVKFDDFEALKTQIHHDQARARRYFAAVETGIALSLPLASAPLGRETASSDFTSADDAADTNDG
- the fkpB gene encoding FKBP-type peptidyl-prolyl cis-trans isomerase, translated to MDYLIDDGMEITLHFTLKLEDGTVVDSTKEKAPATFQFGDGNLPPGFEHPIKGMAAGQNGSFDITPEHAFGQHNPQNIQTLKREDFGDESPEIGMVMSFADKAGTELPGVVKAIDGDRVEVDFNHPLAGRTLTFDVEVLDVTPITKH
- the pilV gene encoding type IV pilus modification protein PilV, which produces MQTRQRGLSMVEALVALVILSVGVLSVAAMQLKSMQSAHSGYQRSLASVAALDAQERVWAAISHIEACQDVPVASIENAWRDAWFLAKGAPLRHSVNPGQSGIARSGCQFDVTVQLDTPQDENGGRMEYRFLLPL
- the ispH gene encoding 4-hydroxy-3-methylbut-2-enyl diphosphate reductase, with protein sequence MQSSESSQPVQIKLANPRGFCAGVDRAIDIVNRALDVFGPPIYVRHEVVHNRFVVETLRERGAVFVEELHEVPDDVIVIFSAHGVSRAVQQDAEQRGLKVFDATCPLVTKVHMEVLRYAKRGQECILIGHEGHPEVEGTMGRYDTSHGGKIYLVEDEQDVANLVVNDPSALAFVTQTTLSMDDTAKVIDALRDKFPDIQGPRKDDICYATQNRQDAVRDLAADSDLVLVVGSPNSSNSNRLRELSERMGTPAYLIDNAEQIDATWLDGVKRIGVTAGASAPEVLVKGVIDKLQTLGAEAPVELQGREETITFSMPRELRERVIVSE
- the lspA gene encoding signal peptidase II, with amino-acid sequence MPNASSANDLHSQRPPMRRPLRWLWLAVAVIVVDLTTKYAASHFLNYAQPVEVLPFFNLTLLHNTGAAFSFLAEHPGWQRWFFAAIAIGASIGLTVWLSRVRADETLLAIALPLIIGGALGNLYDRLIHGYVVDFLSFHAAGWYYPAFNVADIGITLGAVGLIWESVMGERRRKKAAQSSSS